A single Anaeromyxobacter diazotrophicus DNA region contains:
- a CDS encoding EamA family transporter, protein MLFAFLTTLCWSTSSVAARRLVEALGTLTANLVRLALAAVLLAVLAFTVGRGLEGAGIWWFAASGVIGFGLGDLGLYFALSTLGSRLTVLMTQTLAAPIGALVEWLWLGTSLAPAELACGAGVLGGVALALVPSDNPHVAPGNLRRGLAWGLLAASGQGVGAVVSRRAFELSAAGGLRVDGLTAAFQRILGGLVVGLLAWLLWRARAGKDAAAGALDAPRPRAPIPAGRLAALILAVVLLGPVVGVACYQAALSSAPSGVVLPIVALCPVVIIPFSARFEGDRPALRSLVGAALAVASAIALATVRR, encoded by the coding sequence ATGCTCTTCGCCTTCCTCACCACCCTCTGCTGGTCGACGAGCTCCGTCGCCGCGCGGCGCCTGGTGGAGGCGCTCGGCACGCTGACCGCCAACCTGGTGCGCCTCGCGCTGGCCGCGGTCCTCCTGGCGGTTCTCGCCTTCACGGTGGGGCGCGGGCTCGAGGGGGCGGGGATCTGGTGGTTCGCGGCGAGCGGCGTGATCGGCTTCGGCCTCGGCGACCTGGGGCTCTACTTCGCGCTCTCCACCCTCGGCTCGCGCCTCACCGTCCTCATGACACAGACCCTGGCCGCCCCCATCGGTGCGCTGGTGGAGTGGCTCTGGCTGGGCACCTCGCTCGCGCCGGCGGAGCTCGCCTGCGGGGCCGGGGTGCTGGGAGGCGTGGCGCTGGCGCTGGTCCCTTCCGACAACCCGCACGTCGCCCCCGGGAATCTGCGGCGCGGCCTGGCCTGGGGCCTGCTCGCCGCGAGCGGCCAGGGGGTCGGGGCGGTCGTCTCCCGGCGGGCCTTCGAGCTCTCGGCGGCGGGTGGCCTGCGCGTCGATGGCCTCACCGCCGCCTTCCAGCGGATCCTGGGCGGCCTGGTCGTGGGGCTGCTCGCCTGGCTCCTCTGGCGCGCCCGGGCCGGGAAGGACGCCGCGGCCGGCGCGCTCGACGCTCCCCGCCCCCGCGCGCCGATCCCCGCCGGGCGGCTCGCGGCCCTCATCCTCGCGGTGGTGCTCCTCGGTCCGGTGGTCGGCGTGGCCTGCTACCAGGCGGCCCTCTCCTCGGCGCCGAGCGGCGTGGTGCTGCCCATCGTGGCGCTCTGCCCGGTGGTGATCATCCCCTTCAGCGCCCGCTTCGAGGGTGATCGGCCGGCGCTCCGCTCGCTCGTCGGCGCCGCGCTGGCGGTGGCGAGCGCCATCGCGCTGGCGACGGTGCGGCGCTGA